In the genome of Cyclopterus lumpus isolate fCycLum1 chromosome 19, fCycLum1.pri, whole genome shotgun sequence, the window ACTCTATAACAATGACCCAGCAGATACTGTGACTACTGCGATTCCCTGTGATATCAGCCAGTAAGATGTCCATGTTCAGCACGGGCATCCTGGTGCTGACGTCTCCTCTCCACACCCTCCCCTTGCGCATCGCTCCAGTGCTCAGCTCAGCTGCTGAGCTTGTGGAGCGCACACTGTACGTCCACCTCCACCCCGGGCTGAACTTGGGCAATGGGAGCCAGCCTCGACCAGTTTTCATTCCACCGGTAGTGGACCTGTCTACGCTCATTTCCCGTCTTTACAGCAATGCAGCGGACATATGCGGGCACCTGGATGTTCGAGTTTTGCTGACCAATGTTCATGCTCAATCAGCCGCACTCCCAAACTGCCCCTTCCCCATACCACAATCTCTGGCTCACTCCCCGGAGGTGGTGCTGACAGACTTTCCTCTGCAGGACCCGAGTCAGTCCCATCAGGTTATGCAGTCTCTGCAGAGATACACCGGCCACTGCTACGTCTGCAGCCCCAGCCTGCCCTCCGTGCTGCTTCATCCACAGCTAATGAGGCTGCAGCAGAACGAGGAAGAGCTTAAAGAGCCTGAAGAAAAGCCAGAACCCTTGCAAACCTACAGTGACGTGGTGGTAGGGGGGACGTTTGACCGGCTCCATGGGGCCCACAGGACGCTGCTCAACATTTCATGCCTGTTGGCCAATAGAAGGTTCCTTATTGGGGTGTGTGACCATGCAATGCTGAAAAGTGAGTCCTTCATTTTTGGAATGTGTATTCATGTAATTTCCTTGAGGCTAATGATGAAAAGGCAGCCCCCTCGTCCCGCATAACATCCTTTTCTTCCCGGCTCAAGGGAAAGTGCTGAAGGAGCTGGTCGAGCCTTACTCTCTGCGGGCCCAGAGACTACACGAGTTCCTGCAAGACATCAAACCCTCACTGCAGGTGGAGATCGTGCCCCTTGACGACCCCTATGGAGTTTCTGTGGTTGACCCCTTGCTGCAGTGCATTGTGGTCAGTGAGGAGACTAAAAAGGGAGGCGAGGCTGTCAACAAGAAACGCATTGAGAACGTGAGTCAGGAAATTGCGATACCCGCTGTTTTTTCCCGTTGACTTGTCCTAGTTGTTTGGACTGTGTCCCAGTCCATTGTGTAGTGCAATGGACTGGGACACAGTCCATACATCTTACCATAACAATCTTTTGGAATACATACAAAATGATCCACTGGAAAAGTAACTAAATGAATCATActgtgttatttgtgttttgtcatgatCTACAGCTGATTGAAATGCAGCATTGTCTTTAATACAATTGTAGTATTAACATTCTCTGCCTAATTAAGGTTTTCTTGGGCAGAATGTGTATGCCACAGGATGGCCCTTTTATGCATGATGCCCTTTTATGCATGATGCCCATGTCAGTATGATTTGAACaattttaagttgttttttcccgctacatgtttgtgtatttgtgtttaaatgtagttctgtccttttatttttgtcaggACATATCTAATGTTGATTTCTAAACAGCACGATTTATTACTGAACTGTTCTCACATCTCATGACCGGTTATATTCCGAGTCAATGAGCTTAACTTTTAAGAACTGCAGtagaaagaaaagcacaggaGATAGTTCTAGTGCACACTTTAACCTGGGACAGCAGGAGAACTTGTTTTTCCAGATATCAGGAACCCTAGCCCGGGTACACATGAGCACATATTTGATGTTTTGTGTTCTCTGCTTCCTAAACCAGGgctttcctcctctcatccttcaCGAGATCCAGTTGATTAAAGATGCCCATCACactgagacagaggaggagaagatcaGCTCCTCCAGTCTACGCTCTCGTCTGCTGGGTACCCTCCTTACCCCGCCAAAAGTAGGTCAtttaaaacttaaattaaaaaggATATAAATAGTGGTATTATGGCAGCATTACGGAAATCCCcaaaaaatgttatatatatatataattaaaacattttctttaatatttCCATATCATTAAAAAGTGTTGTCAAAAAAGTTTGTGTCATCGTCCTATCATCACCTCCACCCATACATTCTTGGTGCTCTCATGTTTAGTGCTGCACTGTTCGGTCCTTGTATCGACTGTTTCCTCTGCACTAGGACACATCTCATCTCGCTCCACTTCCATACGTGATCGGCCTGACGGGAGGCAGCGGCAGTGGGAAGAGCTCCGTCGCCGGGCAGCTGGAGGCTTTGGGTGCCGTCCGGATTGACTGCGACAAGCTGGGCCATGAGGTGTACCAGCCCGGCACTGCAGCCTACCACAGAGTGCTTGAAGAATTTGGGTCAGGTGAGGAAACCTTTGTGTGCTGAGGACCGGTTTGGCTGTGGGTGAAGTTGCGTGTCCTTATGATACCTCACACTCTATCCATTTACTTCTAGGACTATGATGCATCGTTGCATTGGCTTGAGTTTCATGTTAAATGTTATGATGATCTCAGGTGTTGCAGTGCAATAATGAGTGTTTTCCCTTGTCACTTTTTAGATCTTCTGAACGAAGATAAAACCATCAACAGACGTGCATTAGGAAGAAAGGTTTTTGGAAAGCAGGTAATGGGACAAGTATTAATAGTGTTTCGGCACATCACAACATGGAATACACCACTGTGTCCGGACAATTCGCCAAAGGTGCTTTTTTTCATGCAGGAGCGGTTAAAAGCACTCACAGATATTGTATGGCCAGAGATTGCACTTCTGGTGGAGAACAGAATCAGCCGAGCCAGAGAGGAAGGTATTGTATGAacttataaatgtataaatcgTAGAACTCCACATGTCCCTAGTATTGGTGGATAAAGGCTGTTGGTGTTAAAGTGTTTAGTCTTGTGTAGCAGTAAAATAGTCTTTGTGTTCATGCAGCTCTTTTCCTTTGCTAACCCGTCGCCTTTCGTTTTGACTGATGTACTGATCACTCTGACGCATACACAGATGATAAAGAAACCGTGCCATCGCGTTGTACCAAAAGAGATTTCCACAATGTGCATGTGATCTTTTGCAGGTAAGCAGGTTTGCGTGTTGGATGCAGCCGTTCTTCAGGAGGCCGGCTGGACACACATGGTCCACGAGGTCTGGGTCACAGTCATCCCTGAGGAGGAGGTAATGTGCTTGTGCTTGCAGTCCTCAATGCAACAAACACAGAGTCATAGGAcatttcgtgtgtgtgtgcgcgtggctATCACCATGCATTGTTGTCATCCATATTTTGCTTTTTGGAAAATACCAAAAATCCAGAGTTTTGGATTCTAAACACACTGGCTTTAAGACAATAACCTTGACAATAACACATATTCCTCCCCTTGTTAACCCTCCCCTCTCAGGCGGTGTTAAGGATATCGGAGCGAGACGGTTTGACCACAGAGGATGCCCTGCGTCGTCTGCAGAGCCAGTGGTCCAACAGCAAGCAAGTAGCGCACGCCAACGTAGTGCTCTGCACGCTGTGGGAGCCAGAGGTCACTCGGAAACAGGTCCAACACTCGGCATGCCATTAGTATAGCTTCTGCACATCTGCAATACCTTGGTTGTGAAATGCAAAGTAAATTACTCCTATGAGAATTCTCCcactgtcttttattttgaaggtactGAGAGCGTGGAATCTCCTTCAGAAGAGGATACAACAGAGACAAGAGGGGCACGTGTTGGTCACTACATCATCTCAGCTGTGACCTGTGCATAGAGGACATAAATGACTGATCCACAGAAGGAAACGCTGCCTTAGAAAGAAGTGAGCGTAGTTTCTGTGCCAGTGCAGCCCAACAAGCTCTCTCACTTCTTTTACCAAGACTCAGTGCCTGGTTGAGTTTCCACAGGTTTTTAAACTAGTTTTACTTTAAGACGATTAGTTGAAAGACTGGATGGAGGAAGAACTTCATAAATTACCAGAcaaaattatttttgaatttgAAAGCTGGAATTCATGTTTGGGATTAATTAGGCGTAATCAAATCATAATAATTTAATGTCCAAagaattcatttttaatgactGGCATGACTTTAAATCCATACCTTTTGCTTTAAACATGCCCAACATTCAGCAGTCCCAGATTATTTCGATACCAAAACTGTCTAATATCTGATGACATTTTACAAGTTCGGTTCTCTTTGAGTCTTCAAAGTATAATTACCATGaaagtaccttttttaaaaagcaactaATGGTTAGAGGAAAAGGAAGGTACCACATTGAAAGAGTATACTAGTTGTCACTGTTAAATCCTATGATTAAATGTTGTTCATCTTTACGGTGTTGGGGGTGGGAGAATGTTTTAACAAATTCACTATCATTATCTTatgagaaattattattattacaaacatgctatattttatttaagaatGTGCAATAAATTAGGCTATTCTGTAATATAGTGGGTGTCACGTTCAAATACACTGGGCACTGAGAAAGATTTGACAATTAAACTGTACATTGACTAATAAAGAAATCAAGCCGACATAAAAAAGTTTGTATATCTTTGAGACGTTAAtctataaatgaaatgtgacatttaaGTGAAAATCCAAGAACAAGCTCACTTATATTCATAAATACCCGTCTGAGCGTCCCTGAAAGACGGAAGGGACAGCAAAGTGGAAATTAAGATGACGCTTTTAGCTCAAATTCCATGTCCGATCCCACAACTAAATAAACTAATATTTACATAATGAgaataaaacacttcatatACCTGGTTGTCCAATAAAGTGACAGTTGGTGAGCACTTGAGTGTTTGATGTCATTGGCACGTCATCTGGAAATTCAGTGGAAGAGTTAAATCAAAATGACGTAACGTTCAATTAAATGTTGAATGAGTGATTATTAAATTTTTTAAGTCTGGCACAAGAAAAGATCCCTTTTCAccaactttttttaattcagactTTAATTGTGATGCctttaaacatttacatataaacATTCAAATGTACAATTGTGAATGGTTGCTTCTGTGCAACTAAACTACACATTGAGAGAAGACGACTTGGTAAGTGCACTAACGGCTGGGGAAACTCTGGGCTCTGGGTATGCGAGTCCAAACCTGGTTATCCATCCCCGTGATGGTAGAAGACGCATCCTTTTTGCCTTGAAATTATGTGGAAGCAGCCTTTTACTGTGGTGGTGAAGAAAGGTCCATCTGTCGAAGTCAAGACTCCTTCCAAaagggttttttttccccccacaatCACAGCTCCACTTTCAGTTTGGCAGAGCACATTCCTTCCCCTAGCTTGTTGCTGGCCCTGCACACATACACCCCAGAGTCAGACAGCTCCAGATCAGCCACAACCAGAGAGCAGAGCCCGTCTTCATGTTGCTCCGTTGTCACTCTGCGTGATCCAGACACCGGCTTCTCATTCTGAAGCCACTTCACCTCCGGCTGCGGGTAACCTGGGATTGAGACAATATTTCAGAATCGGGAgcataaaataatacaggacaTTATATAATCAAAAATACCAACATGAATGGTGTGCATGTATTATAGTTGGTCTTGGTATACAACAAACGGTGTTCAATATTCACAGAGCCTATTAAAAGTTGCTTTTCAAGATGTTGATGATTTTTAATTTAAGTTGAGGAGTATGTAAATTAAGGTCTCATTCTATTATACTTGTATGCAATAGCAAATATAAAGTTTTTCCAAATAAAGAAATTATGTTGCAAGTGAAAAATGTTGTGGtcttgaaaataaattatattctTTACTTGGTGTGAATGTAAAGTGTTGTCTTTTGGCCAAAGCAATATTTAgattgaaaaactaaatataaacaaaagggGTAACAAATTAGAGTAGTTTTGTAAAGTAAGTCTTTTTTTCCAGTGTAGATCTTTTCAGAGCCCATTGTGTGGTAGGGGCATTATTTAATGAAGAACAGCACAGTTCTGTCACTACCGTTGACGAGGCACGTAAGACGAAGAGTTGCTCCTTTGGGGAGGGTGGCGTCCTTCAGGGCCTGCTGGAAACGAGGTTCACTCTGAAGCTGCTTATCCAGAGACTGGAAGGCCTCCTCTGCCTCTTGGCTCCAGCCTGGCtctggatgagagggaggatgacGATGAATAAAACGGAAACAAGGCTTTACAGATCACAAAAGGGTAAACTTGAAGTGACAATCGGAAACTGTGAGTCATCTGCCATATGCATGTAGCTGCAGGACATAGGAgggcattttgtgtgtgtgtgtgtgttttttatcgGTCTTACCCTCTAAGGAGCTGCCAGGAGAGTCTGGCCTGTAAGAGAGATTAGCCATCCGCTGGAGGGCCAAAACAGCCTTACCAGTTTTCTGGAAGTTTAAAAGGACAAATAGCACAGGATGACAaatgacattaaccatgttAAGGTCTATTCGCGACAAAGGATTGAAAGGTCATTACAGGGAAGCCTTGATAAGAAAATGGTGCATCTGTCCATTGCAGGGCTAGGGGCATTTTTCAGAGAATTTGTCAGTGTTACCTTCCACTTGCGCCTGGCCAGAAAGCGCTTCATCTTCCCTTTATTGAGGGACTTGGTGGGTCTGCGGTTCATTACGGCAAAAGAGGCCATCCAGGGGTGGGCGAGGGCCTCGGCACATGACAACCTGCATCTAGAGGGAGACGCTAAGGCTGTCAAATGGCGGTAGTCTCCTGAGCTGACCGACTGTGGATTATCTGCATAAATAAACTCCTGGCTCTCCCCTGAACAATATTCAGAACTTGCCATGTGGTTTGCACATTTATTTGCAGATGGTTGAATACGTCTTTGCTGTGACATTATCTACTGGAGAGAATACTTGTGTAGCTGCTTCTCATGGGTACCGAACTTGAAACTCTCTCTATCACAATGTGGTAATCGAATCCAAGCAGTTTGTGGGCACGTTAATCATAGAGTGGAAGTCATAATCATaaaaagaggaagggaaaaGCAGACCAACCTCCGGTCTTTTTTCAGGAGGGAGCTGATAAAGTCTTTCGCCTCATCAGAGATGTCCTCAAAGCTCTCCTGATCGAACTCAAATTGGGCAGCAGTCACAAGAGCTAAAGTCTCAGCAGCGGTGTTCCCCTGGAAGGGGGATTCTCCACTGAGCCTACAGTCACAAAAGAATTCAACAATGAATAAAACTTATTGTGTCAAGATGTTTGTACCCATtcacaatttaatattttgaattGACCGAGAATAAAATAACTGTCTTGAGTTTGTTATTCCCTCAAATGTATGCCAACTTTAAGAACTGTATTACTAAAGTTGCTATTGTGGACTGTAGTAATACAACACCACCAGGAGATGGCGCACTATATTAATTTGTAGAATACATTAGAGTTTACATCAATACATTTCAATCCTTTACATAAATTAGGTTAgcaatgcatttgttttgcttttagttattttaaaatTACTTCAAAAGTATTCAACAAATGTAAATAGGATAAATAGAGACTAAATATAGGCAAATATGTGAATTAAATTTGTTTCTGTCCCACACAAGAATCTGAAAGGCCCTCCAGCATTATCGTTTTCACTTCCACAAAGTATCCCGagttgcatttgttttcttcagagTATGTTACTTTGGCTATaatctaaaccatttaaaccactATAGCCATTATTCAACTTACAAAATGAAGCAGATGACTCCGATGCTCCACATGTCACTCTCCAGGCCCACGGGCTCATAGCTGATCACCTCAGGGGCCACAAACTCTGGCGTGCCGTGCATCACCAGCAGAGGTTGGCCCTCCTCTGACGAACATGCAGACAGGAGTAAGACATTCAAAGTGTCACcctgaatgttttgtgtttgccTGTTTATGGCTACAGTCTTCTCGAAATAGACCACCTAGTGTGGAGATGCAGCTGCTGGAGCATCACCACATTTACTGCCTGAATTGGTTTCACAGCCTCGCTGAGTGGAGGTAGTTGTCTATTTAAAGACTTTTGGGCATTGTGTACAATTTAGAAACAGTCCTTGATGTTATCTTTAGTTATTTTTGGCATGTATTCAAATGAGTGACCCCGTGTTGACCTTGCTTTGTTGTCAGGAAACCCACATTCAGGAGTTGGAAAGTCACAAAGATATATTGAAACCTGATGTTTTCAGCCCAAAATTATTTTTGGTGTCTTTATGTGAACCATAGCAGGAATCATTTTACTCTCCATGCTGGGCAAGGCTGGACAACTTTGAATGTCGCCTTTCCCAGGATTGTAACTTTTACTGAAATACACACCGGATGTGACACTCACTGTCCCCTAGAGAGAAACAgctaaagttattttttttttaaaaagcaaaaagagaaTGACGCTCtagaaaatgtcattttcattgAGGACATTTTGCTTCAAATGTACCACATTGGGACTTGAGACTGTTTACACAAATCCAGCAAACTCACCCAGTTCAGCAGCCAAGCCAAAGTCGATGATCTTGATCCGTGTGCCAGTTGTATTCACACAGACGATGTTCTCCGGTTTGATGTCCAGGTGGACAATATTCTGCGTGTGAACGTACTGCATGCCCTCCAGGATCTGCTGCATGTAGCGGGCGCTGGTGGGCTCCGTGTGCTCAAAGTTGTCATCCACGATGCGTTCAAAGAGCTCCCCGCCCGCAATGCTGGGCAGACACAAAACACCATTCAGGTCCGTGCTTCATACAACCAATATGAAGTCACGTAGTCTAATCCTACAAATGGTAATTGACACAAAAAGACATGTATCCATCAAATCATACTGCGGCCTTTGTCTACTAGTTGTGGTAAAATCACATCGCTCTACAACCTTGTAACACATCCACTAAATAACATGATAGCAACAAGTGTCCCACTCCTCCATTACTTACTACTCCATGACCATGACCATCTCGGAGCTTGTTTCGTAGGCAGCCAGGCATTGGACCAGCTTTGGGTGGTGAAGACTGTTCATTAGTTCGATCTCTTTGCGAGCGGCCGTTCTGTCCTTGGCGGTTCGGGCTCGGTAGAACTTCCCTGCAGCCTCTTGACCCGTGTCTTTGTGGGACATCCGGAACACCTGGCCAAACTTCCCCCTAGACATGGTCAATCCAAAAACTTGACCTCACTTTCAAAAGCCAGTTATCACTGTCCTGATTTACAATCAACATACAtgatcatttgaattgtgttgtAAATCTGGGAAGTTAAAAGTTAGTTTGAAACATAAAAATCTCCACGCTTACACTCCCAGCTTCTCGTGCACATTGTAGTGGTCCTTGGCCTTGTGTTTGGTATCAATGGTCACTGTGATGTAGGACTCGGACTctcccttcttttcttcttctaacaCAGAATATACAAAAGGTGAATAACCACACCTGTCctcttttcaaaaatgtttccAGTAAAAACATATCCCTTACTTTTAGTCACCATCTCGACGCACTCGGACTCCTGGCTCGGTTCGCTGACCCCTGCTGAGTTGTAGGCTCTGACACGGAAGCAGTACCGGCCCAGAGGCGCCAGGCCCGAGCGGATGTGGTAGGTTGTGTTTTTACAACGACTTGTGACTTCAGTCCAGCTCTCGTTTTTGTCCTGGCCCTCTTGTCGGACCTCCACTTTGTAGCCCAGCACGGCTGTGCCTCCGTCGAAGCTGGGACCCGTCCAGGAGAGGACCACGGACTCAGTGGACAGCTGGGAAATAACAGGTTGGGATGCTGGTGGGTCGGGTTGGTCTGAGGACAAATTCAAGAACAAAATATCTTGTTTTCCTGAATTCATATCTGAGCCTGCGTTGAAGAAACAGCACATACCAATGTTGCAACCATCTTAAGTCACTGGAGGACTCTATCATATAGCTAAATAATGAAGTGGGTCTTACCTATGACACCAAGGGAGACGGTATGCTGGGCAGAGCCCTTTGCGTTTCGTACCATGACGGTGTACGAGCCCGTGTCCTCTGGACAGGCTTGAGAGATCTCCACGTCGCTTTGTGTCTCACTGCTCCGGACGGACATCCTCGGACCTCCTACCACCACCTGAAGAGGAAGCGTGGTGGAAGTACATACCAAGACATGAGCCTTTACAGGTGCATGATTTTAAAGTGAGAATATAATGTAATGCATTGAGTAATACTAACAACCACTGGGACAAGCATTACTTTGGTTTTATTGTAAATCCAGCAGCAGGCCACGGGCACAGAGCTGCTCCTGAACTCACAGTGGAGTCGGGCCTGCTTTCCTACTCGAACCTCCACCTGCTCTGGTGGATCTACAAACTCTACAGGAGGTCCTGGGGAGAAGCGGAGTTGGTTTAATTAACTAAACATGAGCGCATGAAGGGCGATACATTTTCAAGCTGACACGTTGCGGTGCCCTCTGCTCACCTTTGCCAGAGGAGACCTTTGTCTGAATGTTGCTGTCACTGTTAGCTGTGGAGACTGAAGAAGAAGGTTGATTTACAGGTGTGTGCATGAGGCAGGTTTAAGAAGTATCTATCCAATCACATGTGAGCAGTCATGTTTGGTTGCAGGGGCACTGCAATCAACAATGCATTGCACTTTTGAATGAAAAGGGAGGCTCCATTTTTAGTAAGCACAAACGTGTGTGTTGGTTGGCTGCAAGAGGTGAGTGCAGTTTGAAGACAcaataagtatgtttgttaaCAAAACTAAATGTATGTGATTCAAAATAGTACTCTCACTATGCAGGTTGGTTGCTACTTCCCGTTCCTCTATCAGAACATTTATGATGAATTTGCATTATTTCTACAGAGGTATGTAGCAGATATATATGTAGCATATATAcagaggtatatatatatatatatatatatatatatatatatatatatatacatacaaatattttttagaaagcttaacagtttgttttataccgttttcttcctctgtgtgcTGGCATCTCTCTTTAGAAGTTGAAGatatttgagtgtttttggGTGACGCAACCTTCAATGGGACTTCAGTGTGGAGCTCATGGTTGCTTCTTCTAAGGATTTCCTTTGTTGCTGTTTTCATAAACAAAGAAGAAACGGGTTTACTGAACACAGATCGAGTAAGTACGATTCATTCAAGGACCGATTGGTACCGTGTGTGAGGAATTTCTAACTTGACGCTTTACCCCCTGCTTTACCTGTGATATGTAACACAGCGCTGCTCGACCGTTTCCCAGCAGTGTTCTCAGCTACACATGCGTACGTCCCAGCATCTCCATGTGAACACTGAGTCAGAATCAGACTGGCAACACCATTTTGGAAGGAAGTATTACTTGAGTGCACCCTCTTACCTACATGACAAAATAGGAACGGGCCAACACATGTTTTTACTATTAAGGATGATTATTGAATACCCTTCTAATTACAGGATATTGTGGATCGACCCTTCCTCATAatggagaggaggtggacattTTGAATGTTTAGTAACCCGGACATGTACCATTGTGTAGCCAGGATACGCTCAGAGGTCGACTTCCTGTGATAACACCTTGAAAATAACCATTGCTTCCTTCACAGACTGCACAGTCCCTGAGTGGTTGTTTGAAGTGAGGCGTCTCAAGCGCCTGGACAGGTGTCAATCTGGAGTCTAAGCAGAGTGGAGAAGTTTGGGACAATGGGTTTGTTTTCACCACCGCTGACCAACCAGGAACAGTCATTAGTCAATATTTGAGAGGAGAATTCTAACTCTTTCCGCACCAGACATGCTGTAACTGATCAAACTGTAGACAAACTTTAAATATACCGTATAGATGCAAATGTAGTCTGAAAATATAAGAACTGCTGATGTGGATGTCTGGCCTTCATCTGTTTTACCTCCCAGGCAGAGCAGCATTACGGTCGAGCTCATCCGTAACTTGTTGCTGTGTCTACTGGAGTACGTTAGTGGTGAGTTCACATTGTGTTTACAAGACTTTCCTACCACATGATGTGTGCGAACAcacatgtattttattgtgtattcATTTGGGAGGGGAAATGTTTGTATGCCGCTATGTACTCTGAGTACCTCAAAATATTTctgaaaacaacacatttcacaaTGATCGTGTCACATTATGAACTGCACCCCAACTAACATTTTGAGAAGTAGCCCGAGGGGAGCTAACCATAACGTGTGCAATCTAACAGACCCCAGTATTCCTGGTTCCCCTGATAGGATTTGGCAATGTTGCAAGAATTCAAGTTAAAgatgtaaaataaatagatttgagTTCTGTTATAAAAATGAGAGCGATGCATTAAAAAGCCACATTTTCTCCTGTTCTTCATACTTTTACCTGTTGCTGATGAGACTCCCAGTTTGTTGTTTCCCATCCAAGTCCTCTTAGTTGCATCCTCTTTTTGCTTCACCACACCGATACTTCTGGCTTGAGGCTGGAGGGCCAAACAAAAAGTAGACACGAAGGTCTTTGGCTTCCCGCCATCCTTATCCATCCCTAAGTAGAAATGGATCCGTcaggcctcctcttcctctctcgtgGTGATGTGTTGTACTCAGTATTTAAAGCTGATGTGTTGGACAGTCATGCTGTGTCTATTCACACATATTCTGACATGCTAACAGGAGGAGCCTGTTTTCAGGCGGCCTCTGAAATAACTACCCACCCTCAGCCCTTAGGAAACGGCTCTTTTTATCGGAAGGACAATTAACAACAGACATGTCCAGCCCCCACTATCCCTCTGCCCTGAAAAcaaagggagaaagacagatgTGATAGAAAACAAGAAGGAGAGAGTCGGGGAAATGTGTGGGAGTGAGAAAACATTCAGGCTGATGAAAAACAGAGAGCACTGAGGTGACTAGTAAGAATAGAAACCCCAAATAAGTATAAAAAGCATATTTTTACCTGCAGGTTGTCCTCATAAAAGCTGCTTCTCTTCCTGGAACGTACTTACACGTTCCCACCGTCAGCTTCTTTTAGCCATTTTACCCCCTGCAAACACCTATTCCCTTCAAACACCCAGCAGGTTGAGCAACACTGACAGAGTCACCGCAGGAATCAAGAGGAGCCTGTAGGGCAGCTTTCTGTGTGCATTCGCTCTGCTGCTGTGCAACAGACGACATGTAGAAAAAATCACTCAAGGGACGTCCATTTGAATGAAAGTGTGTGAGTGGGACCATGTGACCACAAACAGTAAGCGCCACTTGTAAATGAGATGCCTTTTAATTCTATTGAGATATGAATAGATATGGTTTCTAGCTGGGTGTGTCTCCAAGGTGTGCTCTCATGTCCCTTTTTGTTGCATGATTGTTGACTACGGACTGGTTTTCTCTTATCTGGATTCAAAGTATAGATAGTTGATAGTTTTTCCAGCATCTTTGTGCATTTCTCTGATTGCTGCTCATTGTAAGTTTTAGTTTTGTTGACAAATTATTTCACTTCACAggatcaataaaaaaacaaaattacaacAATATTGTATTGTTTCTTTTAGTCAATAAGCTATTAAGCACAATAGACCCAAGCT includes:
- the coasy gene encoding bifunctional coenzyme A synthase, yielding MSMFSTGILVLTSPLHTLPLRIAPVLSSAAELVERTLYVHLHPGLNLGNGSQPRPVFIPPVVDLSTLISRLYSNAADICGHLDVRVLLTNVHAQSAALPNCPFPIPQSLAHSPEVVLTDFPLQDPSQSHQVMQSLQRYTGHCYVCSPSLPSVLLHPQLMRLQQNEEELKEPEEKPEPLQTYSDVVVGGTFDRLHGAHRTLLNISCLLANRRFLIGVCDHAMLKRKVLKELVEPYSLRAQRLHEFLQDIKPSLQVEIVPLDDPYGVSVVDPLLQCIVVSEETKKGGEAVNKKRIENGFPPLILHEIQLIKDAHHTETEEEKISSSSLRSRLLGTLLTPPKDTSHLAPLPYVIGLTGGSGSGKSSVAGQLEALGAVRIDCDKLGHEVYQPGTAAYHRVLEEFGSDLLNEDKTINRRALGRKVFGKQERLKALTDIVWPEIALLVENRISRAREEGKQVCVLDAAVLQEAGWTHMVHEVWVTVIPEEEAVLRISERDGLTTEDALRRLQSQWSNSKQVAHANVVLCTLWEPEVTRKQVLRAWNLLQKRIQQRQEGHVLVTTSSQL